CCATAATAGTCCACCATGACTCGCTCCAGTAGTGCTGGAGTAGCTCTCCCGGTGCGCATAAGAGACAATTCTTTGCGAAAAGCATCGAGGCTTTTCTTCATTTTTCCCTCGGCTTCACTCTCGATCTGACTCAGTGACATCAAACTCCCTCCCTATAGTGGTACCAATGCACTCCCCCATTACTGCCCGCTTTATGTTACCTGAGGTGGAAATGCCGAACACCAAAAGCGGTATGTTGTTGTCCATACAGAGTGAAGCTGCCGTAGAATCCATAACTCCCAAGCCTTGGTTTAGTACGTCGATGTAGCTTAGTTCAGTAAACTTTTTTGCCGCCGGATTTTTCAAAGGATCAGAGTCATAGACACCGTCCACTCGCTTAGCCATGAGAATAACTTCGGCTCCGATTTCCGCCGCTCTAAGTGCGGCGGTGGTGTCAGTGCTAAAATAAGGGCTGCCGGTGCCTCCGGAAAAAATCACTACTCGCCCCTTTTCTAAGTGGCGAATGGCCCGACGGCGAATATATGGCTCGGCCACTGCACGCATCTCAATACTGGTTTGAACGCGAGTGTCAACTCCGATCTTTTCTAGCGCATCCTGAAAAGCCAGAGCGTTGATCACCGTGGCCAACATACCCATGTAATCGGCTGTTGCCCGATCGATACCCATTTCACTGCCAGAAACACCACGCCAGATATTTCCACCGCCTACTACAATGCCCACTTCTACTCCGAGCTTGTAAATCTCCTTGACTTCTTGAGCCACGCTCTTGACCACCTGGTGGTCAAGTCCGAAACCTTTCTCGCCAGCCAGTGCCTCCCCGCTCAGTTTTACGACAACACGTTTGTACTTTGGCTGCAGCATCTTGTTCGTTCCCCCCGGCTAAAAAATGTACTCGGGCAGGAAAAGTCACTCCAGCATCTCACCCAAACGAAAGCGTACAAAGCGACGGATAATCATGTTCTCGCCAATCCGAGCCATTTTCTCCTTCAAGAGATCGCCAACTTTCTTGTCGGGATCCTTAATGAACGGTTGTTCCAGTAAACAGGTCTCACTGAAAAATTTGGTTAGTCGCCCTTCAACAATCCTGTCTACCACTTTTTCCGGCTTGCCTTCGTTGAGGGCTTGTACACGAAGGATTTCCTTTTCCTTGGCCAGAACTTCTGCCGGAACATCTTCTTTAGCCAAATAGAGGGGATTGGCAGCTGCCACTTGCATGGCAACGTCTTTTGCAAATTCACGGAACTCATCTGTACGAGCGACAAAATCGGTCTCACAATTTACCTCCACCAGTACCCCCAACTTGCTGCCCAGGTGGATATACGATTCGATAACCCCTTCAGCAGCTGTACGTCCTGCCCGCTTGGATGCCGCTGCCAAGCCTTTCTCCCTTAAATAGTCAATCGCCTTGTCCATGACCCCTCCGGTCTCTTGTAAAGCACGCTTGCAATCCATCATTCCGGCGCCTGTTTTCTTTCTCAATTCCTTGACCATTTCTGCAGAAACCGCCACTTCTCGTACCTCCCTACTAATTAAGAAGGTAAGGGCAGATAGGGGTTTCCCCCTTGGCTTCCCCTACCTTCGCTATCACTGTTCTTCTTCCGTGGTCTGTTCGCCCTGCTTACCTTCGAGCACAGCATCGGCAACTTTGGCTGTTAATAATTTCACCGCGCGAATAGCGTCGTCGTTCCCAGGAATGATGTAGTCTATTTCATCAGGATCACAATTAGTGTCTACAATAGCTACAATCGGAATACCCAGTTTACGAGCTTCCGCCACAGCGATGCGCTCTTTGCGCGGATCTACAACATAAACTGCTCGAGGCAATCCTGGCATATCCTTGATACCACCGAGATACTTATTCAAACGATCTTTTTCTGCTAAGAGTTGCATGACTTCTTTCTTCGGTAAAACGGAAAACATGTCTTCGGCTTCCATTTTTTCCAGTTCTTCCAAGCGATGGATTCGCTTTCTTATGGTTTGCCAGTTGGTGAGCATACCGCCGAGCCAGCGCACATTGACATAGAACATTCCACAGCGCTCAGCCTCCTCCCGAATGGAATCCTGAGCTTGTTTCTTGGTTCCGACAAATAGCACTGAACCGCCTTGTGCTACCAAATTTCGGATGAACTCGTAGGCTTCCTCAATCTTCCGTACGGTTTTCTGTAGGTCAATGATGTAAATGCCGTTTCTTTCGGTGAAGATATACTCTGCCATCTTAGGATTCCAGCGCCGGGTCTGGTGGCCAAAGTGAACTCCAGCCTCCAACAACTGCTTCATGGTTACTACTGCCATCTGTTAACCTCCTTAAGTTCTGCCTCCGCTTCCTTCAACCCCATCCAGAACCGTCCGGCACTCCTGGTCTGGGTCAGAAAGCGTGTGTTTTAACCGGAAGTAGTATACCATAGATTACCGGCCTTAGCAATACAACACTTCAGCAGGCCGGCCTGTGCTTACCTGCAAGAAACGTTGTCAGCCTCATTGGTGTTGTTTAGCTGCCGGTGCAGATTCAATACTAGATTTACCTCACCCTGTCCTACGTCAAGTGCCTGGGCTATTTCCGCACAATTCATTCCTTGCTGGGCCAGAACCATCACTTGATCCCAAACTTTTGGCTTTGCATTTTTCGGCTGTGCTTTTAAATAGGTTATTTCAAGGGGAGCCGACTGAGGTTCTTGCCTGTTCGATAAACCGCTGCCGGCCGATGCCGTCCCGGTGTGGCTATCTTTTGGAATTGCCGCCAGCTCCTCCAACTTACGCCGTTCTGCAATTAGCCGTTCGCAGCTTTTTTCGGCAGCGAATGCAAGTTCTAATAACAACTCATTAACAGCTTGACGAAGCCTCTCCAGTTCCCGGTCCCGAGCTAGGGCCAGCGCCAAACATCCACCCAGACAGCCCGCCGCCAGTGCCGCTAACAATAACAAGAACGTGTACATACTTGCCCTCCTGTTCAGGTGCGAACATCTAATCGTCTCCCGCGCCCCGGTGTAGAATCGTCTGGGGCTAGATTGGTTTTGGTTGCCGAACGTGATCTTTTCTTTGGTGAGCGGCGGTCCTTTTTCTCCCGCAGGTCGGAATCGTCGATCCGATTTTCTTCAGCTTTTGTTGTCTCAGGTACGCTCTGACGCTTGGCTTGAATTTCCTGGTTAAGTTCCAGAACAAAACGCTCTGCTGCCGCCCCTTCGTCCGCAATCTTTTGGATGCGACCCATATGATCGACTTTGGGCATGACTTGTTCCACGCCTTTTACACTCATGTCATGTCACCTGCCCGACTGCACACTTTTTCCCCGGTCGCGAACGTTCGGCCAAATCCAGATCTTCGCTGTAACAAATAAGATATCCCCTTAGCCGGAGCAAAGCCCTGGTATGTAGCTGAGACACCCTGGATTCAGTGACGCCTAGAATCTCCGCAATCTCCTTTATGTTAAGGTCTTCGTAGTAGTAAAGTGACACCACCAGCTGTTCTCTTTCCGGCAAAGCGCCCACTGCTTGAGCCAACAGTTGTCGTCTTTCTTGCTCTTCCAAGGACTGCAGAGGGTCGCCCTGCTCAGCAGCGATCTTCATCCCTAAAGGCACCTGCTCGCCGTCTTCGGTTACCTGCAACGGTGCATCCAACGACAGAAAAGCTGCTTGGTTTATTTGGCGTTCAATTTCGTACAATTCTTTCCGGTCTATACCCAGTTCTGCACTTACTTCCGCTGTGGTGGCTGGCCTCCCCAGACGTCGTTCCAGAGTGCCGTAAGCCTGAGCGATAGCCCGTTCCCGCCGGCGGAGAGAGCGAGGGGCCCAATCTGCTGCTCGGAGACTGTCTAAAATCGCTCCTCTGATCCGGCTAGTGGCAAAAGTCTCGAACTTTACGCCTCGCTCCGGTTCGAACCGTTCGATGGCGGACAGTAAACCAAAAACTCCGCTCCCAACTAGATCATCGTACTCCACGTGGGCCGGCAACATCAACCGGAGCCGACCGGCGACGTGTCTCACCAACGCAGCGTACTGTTCTACCAGTCTTTCCCAGGCAGCGTGGTCCTGGTTGCCTTTATACCTATTCCAAGCTTCCATAATATCCATCGGACCACCTCCTGTCAGTCTGGGGTCAGAATCCTTACAGGCGTCTTTCGCCACGAGCAATAGTCCGCACCAGAAACTCACCCGTTTCTGTATCCAGCTCCACTGTTCGACCCCAGTTCCCGCCGGTATCTTGAGCCAACAACGGAATTCGCTTTTTCTTAAGCCATTCAGTAATTGCTGCCGTATTCCTATCGCCAATGCGCATGGTGTCAGTAGGCCTGTCTAGCTTAAACATCTGAGCTCCACCGGCTAACTTAGCGGTTAGACGCCGATGCAGTGCACCACATTCCAGCATTCTGGTCACCAATAGCGGTAGGGCTGTGTCAGCAAATTTGGCTAGATTCGAGACAAACGGCCCATTTGATTTTGGCAACATGATGTGCGCCAGACCACCCACCTTGGCCTTATCATCATAAAGAGCCACCCCGACACAAGAACCCAGTCCAATGGTAACCAAGACCAGAGGTGAACAGGCCACCGCTAAGTCCGCCATTCCCACCCGCCGTATTTCCTTCACGTAAGGTCCACCCCCAGGGCGGCGAAGATGGCGTTTAAGGCCTTAACCTTAGGTACCAGAAAAAAATAGCTGTTAATATCTTCACCTAGAGCCTGTAATTCGGTTTCTATCAGCAAAACTTGATCCGCAACCTGACCAAATTCTGCCAATACATAATCCAGCACCGCTCCAGCCATATCCACTGCCAGGGCTGGAACCATAGGAACAAAAGTAAGACCGGTAAATGTGCTAAGTGACGTTAGATAAGACCCAGCCAGGATATTGCCAACTTCTTCAAGAGCCGAAGCACCTACTTCGTCGATAGTAGCAGACTGGCCTAGAGGGTAATTGAATAGCATGTCCAGCAAGAGATAGGCCTGCTG
The nucleotide sequence above comes from Bacillota bacterium. Encoded proteins:
- a CDS encoding UMP kinase — encoded protein: MLQPKYKRVVVKLSGEALAGEKGFGLDHQVVKSVAQEVKEIYKLGVEVGIVVGGGNIWRGVSGSEMGIDRATADYMGMLATVINALAFQDALEKIGVDTRVQTSIEMRAVAEPYIRRRAIRHLEKGRVVIFSGGTGSPYFSTDTTAALRAAEIGAEVILMAKRVDGVYDSDPLKNPAAKKFTELSYIDVLNQGLGVMDSTAASLCMDNNIPLLVFGISTSGNIKRAVMGECIGTTIGREFDVTESDRE
- the tsf gene encoding translation elongation factor Ts encodes the protein MVKELRKKTGAGMMDCKRALQETGGVMDKAIDYLREKGLAAASKRAGRTAAEGVIESYIHLGSKLGVLVEVNCETDFVARTDEFREFAKDVAMQVAAANPLYLAKEDVPAEVLAKEKEILRVQALNEGKPEKVVDRIVEGRLTKFFSETCLLEQPFIKDPDKKVGDLLKEKMARIGENMIIRRFVRFRLGEMLE
- the rpsB gene encoding 30S ribosomal protein S2, with the translated sequence MAVVTMKQLLEAGVHFGHQTRRWNPKMAEYIFTERNGIYIIDLQKTVRKIEEAYEFIRNLVAQGGSVLFVGTKKQAQDSIREEAERCGMFYVNVRWLGGMLTNWQTIRKRIHRLEELEKMEAEDMFSVLPKKEVMQLLAEKDRLNKYLGGIKDMPGLPRAVYVVDPRKERIAVAEARKLGIPIVAIVDTNCDPDEIDYIIPGNDDAIRAVKLLTAKVADAVLEGKQGEQTTEEEQ
- a CDS encoding FliA/WhiG family RNA polymerase sigma factor, whose translation is MDIMEAWNRYKGNQDHAAWERLVEQYAALVRHVAGRLRLMLPAHVEYDDLVGSGVFGLLSAIERFEPERGVKFETFATSRIRGAILDSLRAADWAPRSLRRRERAIAQAYGTLERRLGRPATTAEVSAELGIDRKELYEIERQINQAAFLSLDAPLQVTEDGEQVPLGMKIAAEQGDPLQSLEEQERRQLLAQAVGALPEREQLVVSLYYYEDLNIKEIAEILGVTESRVSQLHTRALLRLRGYLICYSEDLDLAERSRPGKKCAVGQVT
- a CDS encoding chemotaxis protein CheD, whose translation is MKEIRRVGMADLAVACSPLVLVTIGLGSCVGVALYDDKAKVGGLAHIMLPKSNGPFVSNLAKFADTALPLLVTRMLECGALHRRLTAKLAGGAQMFKLDRPTDTMRIGDRNTAAITEWLKKKRIPLLAQDTGGNWGRTVELDTETGEFLVRTIARGERRL
- a CDS encoding CheY-P-specific phosphatase CheC; its protein translation is MSQDWSELHYDVLKEVGNIGAGNAATALAALLNQQIRMQVPNVIWLPLDAVADRLGGAEKPVAGILLNVDSDVSATILVVFPLQQAYLLLDMLFNYPLGQSATIDEVGASALEEVGNILAGSYLTSLSTFTGLTFVPMVPALAVDMAGAVLDYVLAEFGQVADQVLLIETELQALGEDINSYFFLVPKVKALNAIFAALGVDLT